From Tripterygium wilfordii isolate XIE 37 chromosome 13, ASM1340144v1, whole genome shotgun sequence, the proteins below share one genomic window:
- the LOC120013457 gene encoding protein CIA1-like isoform X1: MDLYDGNFELKGIQKLEGHTDRVWSLAWKPATGVAGVPPVFASCSGDKTVRIWEQDPSTWSWNCKEVLEETYTRTVRSCAWSPSGKLLATASFDATTAIWENVGGDYECISTLEGHEKEVQNVSWNTSGSLLATCGRNKSVWIWEVMPGNEFECASVLQGHTQDVKMVQWHPTVDVLFSCSYDNTIKVPRILKCRFIRCMGQYSKLIF, translated from the exons ATGGACTTGTACGACGGCAACTTCGAGCTGAAGGGGATTCAGAAACTCGAAGGCCACACTGATAGGGTTTGGAGTCTCGCGTGGAAACCGGCCACCGGAGTTGCGGGTGTCCCTCCTGTTTTCGCTTCTTGTAGTGGCGACAAGACCGTCCGAATCTGGGAGCAGGATCCCTCCACTTGGTCCTGGAACTGCAAG GAAGTTTTGGAAGAAACATACACTAGAACTGTTCGTTCCTGTGCTTGGTCACCATCAGGCAAACTTTTGGCCACTGCAAGCTTTGATGCCACCACTGCTATTTGGGAAAACGTTGGGGGTGATTATGAATGTATTTCCACCTTAGAG GGACATGAAAAAGAAGTGCAAAATGTGTCTTGGAATACCTCTGGATCTCTGCTTGCTACTTGTGGTCGAAATAAATCTGTTTGGATTTGGGAAGTGATGCCGGGGAATGAATTTGAGTGTGCTTCAGTGTTGCAAGGTCATACACAAGATGTAAAAATGGTCCAATGGCATCCGACAGTGgatgttttattttcttgtagcTATGACAACACTATTAAGGTGCCACGGATCTTAAAATGCAGATTCATTAGGTGCATGGGTCAATACTCAAAACTTATTTTTTGA
- the LOC120013457 gene encoding protein CIA1-like isoform X2, which produces MDLYDGNFELKGIQKLEGHTDRVWSLAWKPATGVAGVPPVFASCSGDKTVRIWEQDPSTWSWNCKEVLEETYTRTVRSCAWSPSGKLLATASFDATTAIWENVGGDYECISTLEGHEKEVQNVGRNKSVWIWEVMPGNEFECASVLQGHTQDVKMVQWHPTVDVLFSCSYDNTIKVPRILKCRFIRCMGQYSKLIF; this is translated from the exons ATGGACTTGTACGACGGCAACTTCGAGCTGAAGGGGATTCAGAAACTCGAAGGCCACACTGATAGGGTTTGGAGTCTCGCGTGGAAACCGGCCACCGGAGTTGCGGGTGTCCCTCCTGTTTTCGCTTCTTGTAGTGGCGACAAGACCGTCCGAATCTGGGAGCAGGATCCCTCCACTTGGTCCTGGAACTGCAAG GAAGTTTTGGAAGAAACATACACTAGAACTGTTCGTTCCTGTGCTTGGTCACCATCAGGCAAACTTTTGGCCACTGCAAGCTTTGATGCCACCACTGCTATTTGGGAAAACGTTGGGGGTGATTATGAATGTATTTCCACCTTAGAG GGACATGAAAAAGAAGTGCAAAATGTG GGTCGAAATAAATCTGTTTGGATTTGGGAAGTGATGCCGGGGAATGAATTTGAGTGTGCTTCAGTGTTGCAAGGTCATACACAAGATGTAAAAATGGTCCAATGGCATCCGACAGTGgatgttttattttcttgtagcTATGACAACACTATTAAGGTGCCACGGATCTTAAAATGCAGATTCATTAGGTGCATGGGTCAATACTCAAAACTTATTTTTTGA